One Azoarcus sp. DN11 DNA segment encodes these proteins:
- the dxs gene encoding 1-deoxy-D-xylulose-5-phosphate synthase, with amino-acid sequence MPQYPLLHRIDSPSDLRRFDRRELHALATELRAFLIESVSKTGGHLSSNLGTVELTIALHYIFNTPDDRIVWDVGHQTYAHKILTGRRDAMSGLRRFGGISGFPRRCESAYDTFGTAHSSTSISAALGMAVAARDRGDTEQRSIAIIGDGAMSAGMAFEALNNAGDTSDINLLVILNDNEMSISPPVGALTKILARMLSGSTYNAARRAGEKVLGVAPPMLDFARKVEEHVKGLITPGTLFEEFGFHYYGPIDGHDIDALIPTLQNLKRLTGPQFLHVITRKGQGYKLAEVDPILYHGVSSFDHRAGIQSGKGSGKLTYTQVFGDWLCDIATRDDKVVGITPAMREGSGMVRFAKEFPERYHDVGIAEQHAVTFAAGLACDGFKPVVAIYSTFLQRAYDQLIHDVALQNLPVVFAIDRAGLVGADGATHHGAFDLSYLACIPNMVVMTPADENECRQMLYTAYRHNGPAAVRYPRGSGMNVSPAPAMAELPVGKGEIRRQGTKVALLAFGSLLTNALLAGEQIDATVANMRFVKPIDAALIEELAGSHELIVTLEENAVIGGAGSEVARVLESLPRRPRLLRLGLPDHFVDHGDQSQLFEQVGLHPAGILSAIERLNARNS; translated from the coding sequence ATGCCCCAGTACCCCCTGCTGCACCGCATCGATTCCCCGTCCGACCTGCGCCGCTTCGACCGGCGCGAACTGCACGCCCTTGCCACCGAACTGCGCGCCTTCCTGATCGAGTCCGTCTCGAAGACGGGCGGGCACCTGTCGTCGAACCTGGGCACCGTCGAGCTCACGATCGCCCTGCACTACATCTTCAACACCCCCGACGACCGCATCGTCTGGGACGTCGGCCACCAGACCTACGCACACAAGATCCTCACCGGACGCCGCGACGCGATGAGCGGCCTGCGCCGCTTCGGCGGCATCTCGGGCTTCCCGCGGCGCTGCGAAAGCGCATACGACACCTTCGGCACCGCGCACTCCTCGACGTCGATCTCCGCCGCGCTCGGCATGGCCGTCGCCGCGCGCGACCGCGGCGACACCGAACAGCGCTCGATCGCCATCATCGGCGACGGCGCGATGTCCGCCGGCATGGCTTTCGAGGCGCTCAACAACGCCGGCGACACCAGCGACATCAACCTGCTGGTGATCCTCAACGACAACGAGATGTCGATCTCGCCCCCGGTCGGGGCGCTGACCAAGATCCTCGCACGCATGCTCTCGGGCAGCACCTACAACGCAGCGCGCCGCGCCGGCGAGAAGGTCCTCGGCGTGGCGCCGCCGATGCTCGACTTCGCGCGCAAGGTCGAGGAGCACGTGAAGGGACTGATCACGCCGGGCACGCTGTTCGAGGAATTCGGCTTCCATTACTACGGCCCGATCGACGGCCACGACATCGACGCGCTGATCCCCACGCTGCAGAACCTCAAGCGCCTCACGGGCCCGCAGTTCCTGCACGTGATCACGCGCAAGGGCCAGGGCTACAAGCTCGCAGAAGTCGATCCCATCCTCTACCACGGCGTGTCGAGCTTCGACCACCGCGCGGGGATCCAGAGCGGCAAGGGCAGCGGCAAGCTCACCTACACCCAGGTGTTCGGCGACTGGCTGTGCGACATCGCCACGCGCGACGACAAGGTCGTCGGCATCACCCCGGCAATGCGCGAAGGCTCCGGCATGGTGCGCTTCGCGAAGGAGTTCCCGGAGCGCTACCACGACGTCGGCATCGCCGAGCAGCATGCCGTGACCTTCGCCGCCGGCCTCGCCTGCGACGGCTTCAAGCCGGTGGTGGCGATCTATTCGACCTTCCTGCAGCGCGCCTACGACCAGCTCATCCACGACGTCGCGCTGCAGAACCTGCCGGTCGTCTTCGCGATCGACCGTGCCGGCCTCGTCGGTGCCGACGGCGCCACGCACCACGGCGCATTCGACCTGTCCTACCTCGCGTGCATCCCGAACATGGTCGTGATGACGCCCGCGGACGAGAACGAATGCCGGCAGATGCTGTACACCGCCTACCGCCACAACGGCCCCGCCGCGGTCCGCTACCCGCGCGGCAGCGGCATGAACGTCAGCCCGGCCCCGGCGATGGCCGAGCTGCCCGTGGGCAAGGGTGAAATCCGCCGCCAGGGCACGAAGGTCGCCCTCCTCGCCTTCGGCAGCCTGCTCACCAACGCGCTGCTCGCCGGCGAGCAGATCGACGCGACGGTCGCCAACATGCGCTTCGTGAAACCGATCGACGCGGCGCTGATCGAAGAACTGGCCGGCAGTCACGAACTGATCGTGACGCTCGAGGAAAACGCGGTGATCGGCGGCGCCGGCTCCGAGGTCGCGCGCGTGCTCGAAAGCCTGCCGCGGCGCCCGCGCCTGCTGCGCCTCGGCTTGCCCGATCATTTCGTCGATCATGGCGACCAGAGCCAGCTCTTCGAGCAGGTCGGGCTGCACCCGGCCGGAATCCTGAGCGCGATTGAGCGCCTCAATGCGCGCAATAGCTGA
- the folE2 gene encoding GTP cyclohydrolase FolE2, translating into MKPQESQAIPDVQNSKDNRQLAINKVGIKSIRHPIRVSDKSGGVQHTIATFSMYVGLPHNFKGTHMSRFIELLNGNEREISVESIEPMLRNMVKRLEAETGVIEMSFPYFINKTAPVSGVQSLMDYEVTFVAELRDGGEYVFEMKVVVPVTSLCPCSKKISEYGAHNQRSHVTVTAQTNDFLWIEELVHLVESQASCELYGLLKRTDEKFVTERAYENPKFVEDMVRDVAGLLNAEQRIDRYVVESENFESIHNHSAYALIERDKRVEV; encoded by the coding sequence ATGAAACCCCAAGAGAGCCAAGCCATCCCTGACGTCCAGAACTCCAAGGACAATCGTCAGCTGGCCATCAACAAGGTTGGCATCAAGTCGATCCGCCACCCGATCCGCGTCAGCGACAAGAGCGGCGGCGTGCAGCACACGATCGCGACTTTCAGCATGTATGTCGGGCTGCCCCACAACTTCAAGGGCACCCACATGTCGCGCTTCATCGAGCTGCTGAACGGCAACGAGCGGGAAATCTCGGTCGAGTCGATCGAGCCGATGCTGCGCAACATGGTCAAGCGCCTCGAAGCCGAAACCGGCGTCATCGAGATGTCCTTCCCGTACTTCATCAACAAGACAGCCCCGGTTTCCGGCGTGCAGAGCCTGATGGACTACGAAGTGACCTTCGTCGCGGAACTGCGCGATGGCGGCGAATACGTGTTCGAGATGAAGGTCGTGGTGCCGGTGACGAGCCTGTGTCCGTGCTCCAAGAAGATTTCCGAGTACGGCGCGCACAACCAGCGCTCGCACGTCACGGTGACGGCACAGACCAACGATTTCCTGTGGATCGAGGAGCTGGTCCATCTCGTCGAGAGCCAGGCCTCGTGCGAGCTTTACGGCCTGCTGAAGCGCACCGACGAGAAATTCGTGACCGAGCGCGCCTATGAGAACCCGAAGTTCGTCGAAGACATGGTGCGCGACGTCGCCGGGCTGCTCAACGCCGAACAGCGCATCGACCGCTACGTGGTGGAATCGGAGAACTTCGAATCCATTCACAACCACTCGGCCTACGCACTGATCGAGCGCGACAAGCGCGTCGAGGTCTGA
- a CDS encoding NAD(P)-binding domain-containing protein, translating to MKDSLIWTLYASPLIIALAYHFAQRTGREARSKAALEEALQAGMAEPSSRYPVVDPAVCMGGGACARACPEEAIGFVGGKAHLVDPAACIGHGVCAPACPVEAITLVYGTAKRGMDIPQVAPSFETNVPGIFIAGELGGLGLIHNAIDQGRLAMESVAKRRAEGELLDVVIVGAGPAGLAATLGAMEKKLRFVTLEQENALGGTPNHRFPRNKLVMTYPVTLPLVGKLKVREILKETLLGLWQSAADRVKMPMNYNERVEQVTPLDKGFVVRTNRAEYRTANVLLALGRGGTPRKLGVPGEDLPKVVYRLTDAEQYRGQAVLVVGGGDSAIEAAVSLAAEPDTRVTLSYRGDAFGRVKPKNRDRLAEAEGAGRLTVVLNSTVTLVEADHVVLDHKGERLALDNDMVIVCAGGILPTAMLKAMGVEVETKYGSA from the coding sequence ATGAAAGACAGCCTGATCTGGACGCTGTACGCGTCGCCCCTCATCATCGCCCTGGCCTACCATTTCGCACAGCGTACCGGCCGCGAGGCACGCTCGAAGGCGGCGCTGGAGGAAGCGCTGCAGGCCGGCATGGCCGAGCCGTCGAGCCGCTACCCGGTGGTCGATCCGGCGGTGTGCATGGGCGGCGGCGCCTGCGCGCGTGCCTGTCCGGAAGAGGCGATCGGCTTCGTCGGCGGCAAGGCGCATCTCGTCGACCCGGCGGCCTGCATCGGCCACGGCGTCTGTGCGCCGGCCTGCCCGGTGGAGGCGATCACGCTCGTGTATGGCACTGCCAAGCGCGGCATGGACATCCCGCAGGTCGCGCCGAGTTTCGAGACCAACGTGCCGGGCATCTTCATCGCCGGTGAGCTGGGCGGCCTCGGGCTGATCCACAACGCCATCGACCAGGGCCGTCTCGCGATGGAATCGGTCGCGAAGAGGCGGGCCGAGGGCGAGCTGCTCGACGTCGTGATCGTCGGCGCCGGCCCGGCCGGGCTTGCGGCAACACTGGGCGCGATGGAGAAGAAGCTGCGCTTCGTCACGCTGGAGCAGGAAAACGCGCTCGGCGGCACCCCCAATCATCGCTTCCCGCGCAACAAGCTCGTGATGACCTACCCGGTGACGCTGCCGCTCGTGGGCAAGCTGAAAGTGCGCGAGATCCTCAAGGAAACCTTGCTCGGCCTGTGGCAGTCCGCGGCCGACCGCGTGAAGATGCCCATGAACTACAACGAACGCGTCGAGCAGGTGACGCCGCTCGACAAGGGCTTCGTCGTGCGCACCAACCGTGCCGAATACCGCACCGCCAACGTGCTCCTGGCGCTGGGCCGCGGCGGCACGCCGCGCAAGCTGGGCGTGCCGGGGGAAGATCTGCCCAAGGTCGTGTACCGCCTGACCGATGCCGAGCAATACCGCGGCCAGGCCGTGCTGGTCGTGGGCGGCGGCGACAGCGCGATCGAAGCGGCCGTGTCGCTCGCGGCCGAGCCCGATACGCGGGTCACGCTGTCGTACCGCGGCGACGCGTTCGGCCGCGTCAAGCCGAAGAACCGTGACCGCCTCGCCGAGGCCGAGGGCGCCGGGCGGCTGACCGTCGTGCTGAACTCGACCGTCACGCTCGTCGAAGCGGATCATGTCGTGCTCGACCACAAGGGCGAGAGGCTCGCGCTCGACAACGACATGGTCATCGTCTGCGCGGGCGGCATCCTGCCCACGGCGATGCTCAAGGCGATGGGAGTCGAAGTCGAGACCAAGTACGGCAGCGCGTGA
- the xseB gene encoding exodeoxyribonuclease VII small subunit codes for MAKTANSPKSFESAIAELESIVQEMETGSITLEQALEHYQRGAGLLKFCQETLQAAEQRVLQLEDGGLAPLGTGEDMRSPE; via the coding sequence ATGGCAAAGACGGCAAACTCGCCGAAATCCTTCGAATCGGCCATCGCCGAACTCGAATCGATCGTGCAGGAAATGGAAACCGGCAGCATCACGCTCGAACAGGCGCTGGAACATTACCAGCGCGGTGCCGGCCTGCTGAAGTTCTGCCAGGAAACCCTGCAGGCGGCCGAACAGCGGGTACTGCAGCTCGAAGACGGGGGGCTCGCGCCGCTCGGCACGGGCGAAGACATGAGGAGCCCGGAGTGA
- a CDS encoding MaoC family dehydratase: MTEQTRDFSENLGYRFEDLKVGMTAASGRTVTDADILMFAGVSGDTNPAHLDEEFAGASMFGGRIAHGMLSASYISALFANRLPGPGCIYLSQTLKFKAPVKPGDTVIARVTLKELNTPKRRAIFDTVCSVGGKVVLEGEAEMLVPARG, from the coding sequence ATGACTGAACAAACGCGCGACTTTTCGGAGAACCTCGGCTACCGGTTCGAGGACCTGAAGGTGGGTATGACGGCTGCAAGCGGGCGCACGGTCACCGATGCGGACATCCTGATGTTCGCAGGCGTATCGGGCGACACGAACCCGGCCCACCTCGATGAGGAGTTTGCCGGGGCCTCGATGTTCGGCGGCCGCATCGCCCACGGCATGCTGTCGGCGAGCTACATCTCCGCCCTGTTCGCGAACAGGCTGCCCGGACCGGGCTGCATCTACCTGTCGCAGACGCTGAAGTTCAAGGCGCCGGTGAAGCCGGGCGATACGGTGATCGCGCGCGTGACACTGAAGGAACTCAACACCCCCAAGCGCCGGGCCATTTTCGATACCGTCTGTAGCGTCGGGGGCAAGGTGGTGCTGGAGGGGGAGGCGGAGATGCTGGTGCCGGCGCGCGGCTGA
- a CDS encoding aromatic ring-hydroxylating dioxygenase subunit alpha, translating to MSDLASKAKLSPAAPQLPVSAYFDEQLFELEKRLLFQAGPGYVGHELMVPEAGSYRSLEWLDHSKLLFRSGDGVHRLSNICRHRQAIMLEGSGKTERIVCPIHRWTYDQKGELLGAPHFPENPCLNLKRDALENWNGLLFAGPRSAAADLAGMDVAGQFDFSGYKLDRVEIHECKYNWKTFIEVYLEDYHVVPFHPGLGSFVTCDDLTWQFGDWYSVQRVGITSLAKPGSPTYQKWHQAVLDYYGDKRPAQGAIWLTYYPNVMVEWYPHVLVVSTLIPQDVNRTTNVVEFYYPEDIVEFEREFVEAEQAAYMETAVEDDVIGERMDRGRWALLQEGRHEVGPYQSPYEDGMQHFHEFYRRVMREHLRG from the coding sequence GTGTCCGACCTTGCATCCAAGGCCAAATTGTCCCCGGCGGCGCCTCAGTTGCCGGTGTCGGCGTATTTCGACGAGCAACTCTTCGAGCTCGAGAAACGCCTCCTGTTCCAGGCCGGACCGGGTTATGTCGGGCATGAGCTGATGGTGCCGGAAGCCGGCAGCTATCGCTCGCTCGAATGGCTCGATCATTCCAAGCTTCTGTTTCGCAGTGGTGACGGCGTGCATCGGTTGTCGAACATCTGCCGCCATCGCCAGGCGATCATGCTCGAAGGCTCGGGCAAGACCGAGCGCATCGTGTGCCCGATCCACCGCTGGACGTACGACCAGAAGGGCGAGCTGCTCGGGGCGCCGCATTTCCCCGAGAACCCCTGCCTCAACCTGAAGCGCGACGCGCTGGAGAACTGGAACGGCCTGCTGTTTGCCGGTCCGCGCTCGGCGGCGGCCGACCTGGCCGGCATGGACGTGGCAGGGCAGTTCGACTTCTCCGGCTACAAGCTCGATCGCGTCGAGATCCACGAGTGCAAGTACAACTGGAAGACCTTCATCGAGGTCTATCTCGAGGATTACCACGTCGTGCCCTTCCACCCGGGACTCGGCAGCTTCGTGACCTGCGACGACCTCACCTGGCAGTTCGGCGACTGGTACTCGGTGCAGCGCGTGGGCATCACCTCGCTGGCCAAGCCGGGTTCGCCGACCTACCAGAAGTGGCACCAGGCGGTGCTCGACTACTATGGCGACAAGCGGCCGGCGCAGGGGGCGATCTGGCTCACTTACTATCCCAACGTGATGGTGGAGTGGTATCCGCACGTGCTGGTCGTCAGCACGCTGATTCCGCAGGACGTGAACCGCACGACCAACGTGGTCGAGTTCTACTACCCGGAGGACATCGTCGAGTTCGAGCGTGAGTTCGTCGAGGCCGAGCAGGCCGCCTACATGGAAACGGCGGTCGAGGACGACGTGATCGGCGAGCGCATGGATCGCGGCCGCTGGGCGCTGCTGCAGGAAGGGCGCCACGAGGTCGGTCCCTACCAGTCGCCCTACGAGGACGGGATGCAGCACTTCCACGAGTTCTATCGCCGTGTCATGCGGGAGCATCTGCGCGGTTGA
- the ispH gene encoding 4-hydroxy-3-methylbut-2-enyl diphosphate reductase, whose amino-acid sequence MNDPEILLANPRGFCAGVERAIEIVERALERFGAPIYVRHEVVHNKFVVDGLRAKGAVFVEELDEVPPGNTVIFSAHGVPQTVRAEAEKRGLRVFDATCPLVTKVHIEVARMRDQGREIVMIGHKGHPEVEGTMGQVKDGIHLVEKVEDVATLRVADPDKLAYVTQTTLSVDDAAALVAALRARFPAIVGPKKDDICYATQNRQDAVKFMAPRVDIVFVVGSRNSSNSNRLREVAELLGVPAHLIDNAEGIDPTWLEGRKRIGVTAGASAPEVLVDAVIARLKSLGGGSVRTLDGVPERVTFPLPRELQADA is encoded by the coding sequence ATGAACGACCCTGAAATCCTGCTCGCCAACCCGCGCGGCTTCTGCGCCGGCGTGGAACGGGCGATCGAGATCGTCGAGCGCGCGCTCGAACGCTTCGGCGCGCCGATCTACGTGCGCCACGAAGTCGTGCACAACAAGTTCGTCGTCGACGGCCTGCGCGCCAAGGGCGCGGTGTTCGTCGAGGAGCTCGACGAAGTCCCGCCCGGCAACACCGTGATCTTCAGCGCCCACGGCGTACCGCAGACGGTGCGCGCGGAGGCCGAGAAGCGCGGCCTGCGCGTGTTCGACGCCACCTGCCCGCTCGTGACCAAGGTGCACATCGAGGTCGCCCGCATGCGCGACCAGGGCCGCGAGATCGTCATGATCGGGCACAAGGGCCACCCCGAAGTCGAAGGCACGATGGGCCAGGTCAAGGACGGCATCCATCTCGTCGAGAAGGTCGAGGATGTCGCGACGCTGCGGGTCGCCGACCCGGACAAGCTCGCCTACGTCACGCAGACCACCCTCTCGGTCGACGACGCTGCGGCGCTCGTCGCCGCCCTGCGCGCGCGCTTCCCGGCCATCGTCGGCCCGAAGAAGGACGACATCTGCTACGCGACGCAGAACCGCCAGGACGCCGTGAAGTTCATGGCGCCGCGCGTCGACATCGTCTTCGTCGTCGGCTCGCGCAACAGCTCCAACTCCAACCGCCTGCGGGAAGTGGCCGAACTGCTGGGCGTGCCGGCCCACCTCATCGACAACGCCGAGGGGATCGACCCGACCTGGCTCGAGGGCAGGAAGCGCATCGGCGTGACCGCGGGAGCCTCGGCGCCCGAAGTCCTGGTCGACGCCGTGATCGCGCGCCTCAAATCGCTCGGCGGCGGCTCGGTGCGCACCCTCGACGGCGTTCCCGAACGCGTCACCTTCCCGCTGCCCAGGGAACTGCAGGCCGACGCCTGA
- the lspA gene encoding signal peptidase II: MRDSTAASPAARASVPLTRRFFGWLELAALVIGLDQLTKWLVLANLDFGEDIPVTGFFQLVLVYNPGAAFSFLAEHSGWQRWFFVVLALGVSGWLLALLRQHQRETLLPLAFSLLIGGALGNVIDRVVHGAVVDFLYFHAGRYGWPAFNLADSAITVGVALMLWAQFRAPRNARNTTPENPS, encoded by the coding sequence ATGCGTGATTCGACCGCAGCCTCGCCCGCGGCGCGCGCCAGCGTCCCGCTGACGCGCCGCTTCTTCGGCTGGCTCGAACTCGCGGCGCTGGTGATCGGCCTCGATCAGCTGACGAAATGGCTCGTGCTGGCTAACCTCGACTTCGGCGAAGACATTCCGGTCACGGGCTTCTTCCAGCTCGTGCTGGTCTACAATCCGGGCGCCGCGTTCAGCTTCCTTGCCGAACACTCGGGCTGGCAGCGCTGGTTCTTCGTCGTCCTCGCGCTCGGCGTCAGCGGCTGGCTGCTGGCGCTGCTGCGCCAGCACCAGCGGGAAACCCTGCTGCCACTCGCGTTCAGCCTGCTCATCGGCGGCGCGCTGGGCAACGTGATCGACCGCGTCGTGCATGGCGCCGTCGTCGACTTCCTCTACTTCCACGCCGGCCGCTACGGCTGGCCGGCCTTCAACCTTGCAGACTCGGCGATCACCGTCGGCGTCGCCCTGATGCTGTGGGCGCAGTTCCGCGCCCCGCGCAACGCCCGCAACACCACTCCGGAGAACCCCTCGTGA
- a CDS encoding FKBP-type peptidyl-prolyl cis-trans isomerase, producing the protein MTQTVQPNSLVTLHYRIALENGQPLISTFEGTPATLQLGCGDLLPSLERVLEGLEVGTRQLFTLAPEQAFGPYNPELVEHVKREHMPDQEIEPMTIMEFGAPDGNRYSGLVREIDDVRAIVDFNHPLAGKTIRFEVDIIGVL; encoded by the coding sequence GTGACGCAGACCGTCCAACCGAACAGCCTCGTAACGCTGCACTACCGTATCGCACTGGAAAACGGCCAGCCGCTCATCAGCACCTTCGAGGGCACGCCGGCAACGCTGCAACTGGGCTGCGGCGACCTCCTGCCGAGTCTCGAGCGCGTGCTCGAAGGCCTCGAAGTCGGCACCCGCCAGCTCTTCACGCTCGCGCCGGAACAGGCGTTCGGCCCCTACAATCCGGAGCTCGTCGAGCACGTGAAGCGCGAGCACATGCCTGATCAGGAGATCGAGCCGATGACGATCATGGAGTTCGGCGCTCCCGACGGCAACCGCTACTCGGGCCTCGTGCGCGAGATCGACGACGTCCGCGCGATCGTCGACTTCAACCATCCGCTCGCCGGCAAGACCATCCGCTTCGAGGTGGACATCATCGGCGTCCTCTGA
- a CDS encoding polyprenyl synthetase family protein produces MEDIQSRSEAALAAILPDASIAPQRLHEAMRYAVLGGGKRVRPLLVHAAGELAGAAPERLDRAACAVELIHAYSLVHDDLPCMDDDVLRRGKPTVHVEYDEATALLVGDALQALAFQAMAEGTVNDDPAVQLEMVVLLGRASGSRGMAGGQAIDLDAVGKQLTREELEFMHIHKTGALIRASVLLGAQCGAPLAPEALAQLDRYGKLVGLLFQVVDDILDAQADTATLGKTAGKDADHNKPTYVTLLGLSEARALADVLLADARAAIASFGAAAARLDELANFIVHRRF; encoded by the coding sequence ATGGAAGACATCCAGAGCCGCAGCGAAGCCGCCCTCGCCGCGATCCTTCCCGACGCCTCCATCGCGCCGCAGCGCCTCCACGAGGCCATGCGCTACGCCGTCCTGGGCGGCGGCAAGCGCGTCCGGCCGCTGCTCGTCCATGCCGCCGGGGAACTCGCTGGCGCCGCGCCCGAACGCCTCGACCGCGCCGCCTGTGCGGTGGAGCTGATCCACGCCTATTCCCTCGTCCATGACGACCTGCCCTGCATGGACGACGACGTCCTGCGCCGCGGCAAGCCGACGGTGCACGTCGAATACGACGAAGCGACCGCGCTGCTCGTCGGCGATGCGCTGCAGGCGCTCGCCTTCCAGGCGATGGCCGAAGGGACGGTGAATGACGACCCCGCCGTGCAGCTGGAAATGGTGGTCCTCCTCGGACGCGCCTCCGGTTCGCGCGGCATGGCCGGCGGGCAGGCCATCGATCTCGACGCCGTGGGCAAGCAGCTCACGCGCGAAGAGCTCGAGTTCATGCACATCCACAAGACCGGGGCGCTGATCCGGGCGTCGGTGCTGCTCGGCGCGCAGTGCGGCGCGCCGCTCGCGCCGGAAGCACTCGCGCAGCTCGACCGCTACGGCAAGCTCGTCGGGCTGCTGTTCCAGGTCGTCGACGACATCCTCGACGCCCAGGCCGACACCGCCACCCTCGGCAAGACCGCGGGCAAGGACGCCGACCACAACAAGCCGACCTACGTCACGCTGCTCGGCCTGTCCGAAGCGCGCGCGCTGGCCGATGTACTGCTCGCCGACGCCCGCGCCGCCATCGCATCCTTCGGCGCCGCGGCCGCCAGACTGGACGAGCTGGCGAACTTCATCGTCCACCGCCGATTCTGA
- a CDS encoding transferase encodes MKLDELSLLRYCSLAMTAAEEGRPYVVESDGLRSLHFDALTVQSQMRLDDPGALAIDYTRTMMGFLLFNPEPCDIVMIGLGGGSLAKYCLRTLPRARFTAVEIDPDVIALRDAFGIPPDSERFRVVCADGATYVRTRARAPDVLLIDGFDRGGQPERLCSAGFYDDCHSLLADGGVLAVNLWSGDRRYGLYASRIRDSFEDRFVAIGAEEDSNRIAFACKGRGFPPRRSQLLERARKLTAHHPIGIMSTAQRIQSRLERRERYRPDLWDEDGRRTRGA; translated from the coding sequence ATGAAACTCGATGAACTTTCCCTGTTGCGCTACTGCAGCCTCGCGATGACCGCCGCCGAGGAGGGGCGCCCGTATGTCGTCGAATCCGACGGCCTGCGCTCGCTGCACTTCGACGCCCTCACGGTGCAGAGCCAGATGCGCCTGGACGATCCCGGCGCGCTCGCGATCGACTACACGCGCACGATGATGGGGTTTCTGCTCTTCAACCCCGAACCGTGCGACATCGTGATGATCGGACTCGGGGGCGGCTCGCTGGCGAAATACTGCCTGCGCACCTTGCCACGCGCCCGCTTCACCGCCGTCGAGATCGATCCCGACGTGATCGCGCTGCGCGACGCCTTCGGCATCCCGCCCGACAGCGAGCGCTTTCGCGTGGTGTGCGCGGATGGCGCGACCTACGTGCGCACACGCGCACGCGCGCCGGATGTGCTCCTGATCGACGGCTTCGACCGCGGCGGCCAGCCGGAGCGCCTGTGCTCGGCGGGATTTTATGACGACTGCCACTCGCTGCTCGCCGACGGCGGCGTACTGGCGGTCAACCTCTGGTCCGGCGACCGCCGCTACGGGCTGTACGCGTCGCGCATCCGCGACAGCTTCGAGGATCGCTTCGTCGCGATCGGCGCCGAGGAGGACAGCAACCGCATCGCATTCGCCTGCAAGGGGCGCGGATTCCCGCCCCGGCGTTCGCAGCTCCTGGAGCGGGCGCGAAAGCTCACCGCCCATCACCCGATTGGGATAATGTCGACGGCGCAGCGCATCCAGAGCCGTCTCGAGCGGCGCGAGCGCTACCGGCCCGACCTGTGGGACGAGGACGGACGAAGAACGCGGGGGGCGTGA
- a CDS encoding type II toxin-antitoxin system HicA family toxin: MSHKHIALMRAIFQDPISANIHWREVESLLGHLGATIEPAHGARFRIVLNKMEGFLHYPHHGSACTKQDIKQLREYLAHAGVSLSAYEQEHGGHA; encoded by the coding sequence ATGAGCCACAAGCATATTGCGCTGATGCGCGCCATCTTCCAGGATCCGATCAGCGCCAACATCCACTGGCGCGAGGTCGAGTCGCTGCTCGGTCACCTCGGTGCCACGATCGAACCCGCGCACGGTGCCCGGTTTCGCATCGTACTCAACAAGATGGAAGGCTTCCTGCATTACCCGCACCACGGCAGCGCGTGCACGAAGCAGGACATCAAGCAGTTGCGCGAATACCTTGCGCATGCCGGCGTGAGCCTGTCGGCATACGAGCAGGAGCACGGCGGGCACGCCTAG